TATCTTGACTATTGGCAAATATGAAGCATACTTCATAAATGCCAACTGATTGGTTTTATAGAACTTTTGAGCAATATTGGAATGACAACCCACCTGAAGCACTACGTCTTTTTCCAGTTTGGTTGCTGCTTGGTCCAAGGCAAGTAGGAAAAAGTTCGCTTTTAAAACGCTGTGGTGCCAAACGCCAATATATTAATTTAGATGATTTAGCTACACGCACTCGTGCTAATGCCGACCCTATTCTGTTTGCTCGTGAACTTCAGCCACCTTTAATAATTGACGAAATTCAATATGCTCCAGCGTTGTTATCGCCAATTAAACAAATCGCGGACGCAACTAATACCCCAGGTGCGGTGTGGTTAACTGGCTCACAAAGCTTTGAAGTGATGCTTAACGTACGAGAAAGTCTCGCTGGTCGTGTCGCCATTATGAATTTATTTGGGCTTTCAGATAATGAAAAGCTGCTTGGCGATGAGCAACATGAACCAGCGGCATACTTTGAAGCTATGTTGCGTACTGGGTTTCCCAAACTATGGCCTAGTCGTGATTTGCAAACTCGCGACTTATATCTATCTAGCTATGCACAAACTTATATTGAACGTGACGTTAGAGAATTAATGCAGATTGATCGTCGCCGCGAATTTGAAACGTTTTTGCGGTTATGCGCTTTACGCACAGGCGCAATTGTAAATTATGATGAATTAGCACGTGATACGGGTGTATCATCAGCCACTATAAAAAGTTGGTTAAGTGTTCTTGAAGACAGTTTTCTTATTCGCTTATTGCAACCTGAATATGATAACCGCAGTAAGCGACTCATAAAACATCCAAAGTTATACTTTCTTGATATTGGGCTTGCAGCATATTTAGGTGGTTATAAAAATGCGGAAACCTTACGCTTAGGTCCGCAAGCTGGTGCTGCTTTTGAAACTCATGTTCTGTCAGAAATTTATAAATATTTTAAACATAATATACTAGAAGTTGATATCCGTTTTTGGCGAACGCGCGACGGGCATGAAATAGATTTTATCGTAGAAGCCGCTGGTAACAAACTACCTATTGAGGTCAAGCTAGGTATGCCACGTATACAATCACTACCAGCTTTGCCTAAAAATATTGCCAGCAATTGGCAACCGGCACAAATAGTATCACTAGCAATTACCCAACGTCAGCAATTATCAGATGATTGGTTGATAACCCCCCCTTGGAAGCTGAATTTAACAGCCCAATAGCGTACCTGTTAATTGTGCTTAGCATCG
The window above is part of the Deltaproteobacteria bacterium genome. Proteins encoded here:
- a CDS encoding ATP-binding protein, with product MPTDWFYRTFEQYWNDNPPEALRLFPVWLLLGPRQVGKSSLLKRCGAKRQYINLDDLATRTRANADPILFARELQPPLIIDEIQYAPALLSPIKQIADATNTPGAVWLTGSQSFEVMLNVRESLAGRVAIMNLFGLSDNEKLLGDEQHEPAAYFEAMLRTGFPKLWPSRDLQTRDLYLSSYAQTYIERDVRELMQIDRRREFETFLRLCALRTGAIVNYDELARDTGVSSATIKSWLSVLEDSFLIRLLQPEYDNRSKRLIKHPKLYFLDIGLAAYLGGYKNAETLRLGPQAGAAFETHVLSEIYKYFKHNILEVDIRFWRTRDGHEIDFIVEAAGNKLPIEVKLGMPRIQSLPALPKNIASNWQPAQIVSLAITQRQQLSDDWLITPPWKLNLTAQ